The region TGGAATGAAGTGACCCAATCAGCCTGAGCTTCAACGCCAGAACGGAAAACACGATGAACAATCACCATCGGATACTCATCATCGGCGGCGGTACCGCCGGCATCACGGTGGCAGCCCGCATGCTGCGCGAGGGCCACCGGGACGTCGCCGTCATCGAACCGTCCGACACCCACTACTACCAGCCCCTGTGGACGCTGGTCGGTGGCGGTCAAGCCGAGATGCGCTCCAGCGAACGCCCGGAAGCAGCAGTCATGCCTCGCGGTGCCACCTGGATCCGCAATGCCGCTGCGTCCGTCGACCCCGACACCAACACGGTCACGTGCGCCGACGGGACGCGCTACTCCTACGACGTCCTCGTCGTGTGCCCCGGCATCCAGCTCGACTGGGACCGCATCCCCGGCGTCACCGACACCCTCGGTCGCGACGGCGTGTCGTCCAACTACCGCGTCGACCTCGCCCCGCGCACATGGGATTTCGTCAAGGACCTCCGCAGCGGCACCGCGGTGTTCACGATGCCGTCCGGCCCGATCAAGTGCGCGGGCGCACCCCAGAAGATCGCCTACCTGGCCTGTGATCACTGGCGCAGGGAGGGCGTGCTCGACGACATCGACGTGCACCTGGTGGTTCCGACGCCGCGCATCTTCGGCATCCCCGCGATCGCCGAGAACCTCGAGAAGGTCATCGCCGACTACGGCATCCAGCTGCACACCAGCACCGAGGTGGCCTCGGTGGACCCGGCCGGCAAGAAGGTCGCGTTGCGCAGTGTCGGCGACGGCGGTGACGACGGCCACCTGCCGTACGACATGCTCCACGTCGTGCCGCACCAGTCGGCACCGGACTGGGTCAAGGCCAGTCCGCTGTCCACCGGTGATGCGAACGGTTACGTCGAGATCGACAAGTACACGCTGCAGCACACCCGCTATCCCAACGTGTTCGCCCTCGGCGACGCCGGCTCCTCACCGAACTCGAAGACCGGCGCGGCCGTTCGCAAGCAGGCACCGGTCGTCGTCGACAACGTGACCGCCTATCTGGCCGGACGGCCGCTCACCGCAACGTACGACGGCTACGCGTCCTGCCCCATCGTCACGTCCTCGCACAGCATGTTGATGGCTGAGTTCGACTACAACCTCGAGATGAAACCGTCTGTGCCACTGCTGGATCCGACGAAGCCGCACCACTCGTACTGGTATCTGAAGAAGTACGGCCTGCCGGCGATGTACTGGCACCTGATGCTCAAGGGCCTCGCCTAGTTCAGGGCACGGTCACCGAGACGTGGCCCGGCAGCGACGGCACGCGGGTGGCCCGCACGTAGACGGTGTCGCCCTCCCGCAGGCCGAGCGCCTCGGCGTCACCGCGGGTGATCTGCGCGGTGAAGGGGGCCTGCGTGGCGGCGTTGGTGAGTTCCAGACGGACCTCGAACCCCAGGAACACGATGCGGTCGATCGTCGCCTTCGTGACACCGGTGGCCGCGACGGTGTCATCCGAGTTGACGATCGCCATCTCGGGATTGCGGCCGACGCGGATGTCGTGCGGGCGCACCAGGGCGCCGTTGAGCGAGGACACCGCGCCGAGGAACGACATCACGAAGGCGTTCGCCGGTGTGTCGTACACGTCGGTGGGTGACCCCACCTGCTCGATGCGGCCCTTGTTGAGCACCGCGATGCGGTCGGCGACATCGAGCGCCTCCTGCTGATCGTGCGTCACCAGCACCGTGGTCACGTGGACCTCGTTGTGCAGGCGGCGCAGCCACGCGCGCAGATCCTCGCGCACCTTGGCGTCCAACGCGCCGAAGGGCTCGTCGAGCAGCAGCACCTGCGGATCCACCGCCAGCGCACGTGCCAGCGCCATCCTCTGCCGCTGACCACCCGAGAGCTGATTGGGGTAACGGGTCTGGAAACCCGCCAGCCCGACCACCTCCAAGAGGTTGTCGACCTTCGCCTTGATCTCGGCCTTCGACTTCTTGCGGATCTTCAGTCCGAACGCGACGTTCTCGCGCACCGTCAGGTGCTTGAACGCCGCGTAGTGCTGGAACACGAAACCGATGCCGCGCTTCTGCGGTGGCACGTCCGTGACGTCGTTGCCGTGGATCGTGATCGTGCCGGTGTCCGGCCGGTCGAGGCCGGCGATGGCCCGCAACAGCGTCGACTTGCCCGAACCGCTGGGACCCAACAGGGCCGTCAACGATCCTGCGGGCACGACGAAGTCGACGTCGTCCAGGGCGGCGAAATCGCCGTAGCGCTTGTTGGCGCCCTGCACCGTGATCGCGTGGTTCATGTGCGTATCCCTCCCCGGGCCTATCTTGCGGCCCGCTTGCGGCGGGCGTCGAGGATCACCTGCGCGATGAGCACCAGCACCGCGACGGTCATCAGCAGAGTGGAAATGGCGTAGGCGCCGTACTCGGCACCGCGGTTGTACCGGTCGGCGACCAGCAGCGTCAGCGTCTGTGACTGCCCGGGAAGGTTCGCCGACACCATGATGACCGCGCCGAACTCCCCCAGCGTGCGGGCGACGGTGAGGACGATGCCGTAGGTCAGGCCCCAGCGGATCGACGGCAGCGTGATCCGCCAGAAGGTCTGCCACCACGTCGCGCCCAGCGTCGCCGATGCCTCCTCCTGATCGGTGCCCAGCTCGTGGAGCACAGGCTCGACCTCTCGGATCACGAAGGGCACCGTGACGAACACACTGGCCAGCACGATGCCCGGGAAGCCGAAGATGATCCGCAGGCCCAGGTCGTTCTGCACGAAGCCGAACAGCCCGGCCGACCCCCACAGCAGGATCAGCGCGACGCCGACGACCACCGGCGAGACCGCGAACGGCAGGTCGATGACGGCCTGCAGGATGCTCTTGCCGCGGAATCGGTTGCGCGCCAGCACCAGTGCGGTGGGGACTCCGAACAACACATTGAGCGGCACCACGATCGCGACGATCAGCAGCGACAGCTGCAGCGCGGAGATCGCGGCGGGCGTGCCGACGGAGGCGACGAACGCACCGACACCCGGGGAGAACGTTCGCCACAGGATCACCCCTACGGGCACGATCACCAGGATGGCGACGTAGCCGAGAGCCACCCACCGCAGCAGATGACGGACCGCCGGAGACAGGATCATTCCGCCAGTTCCTCCCTTTTGGCGGCACGCGCACCGACGGCACGCAGAATGAACAGCACCACGAAAGAGATCAGCAGCAACACGATGGAGATCGCTGCGGCACCGACCTTGTCGTCGTTCTCGATCAAGGTGCGGATCCATTGCGACGACACCTCGGTCTCACCGGGGACCGCGCCGCCGATCAGCACCACCGAGCCGAATTCGCCGATGGCGCGGGAGAATGCGAGCCCGGCGCCGGACAGCAGTGACGGCAGCAGCGCGGGCAGCACCACGCGGGTGAAGATGAGGCGGTTGTCGGCGCCCAGCGACGCGGCCGCCTCCTCCACCTCCCTGTCGAGCTCGAGCAGCACCGGCTGCACCGACCGCACCACGAACGGGAGGGTGACGAACAGCAGCGCGATCCCCACACCCCACTGCGTGTGCTGCAGATGCAGTCCCACCGGGCTCGCGGGGCCGTACAGCGCCAGCATCACCAGGCTCGCGACGATCGTCGGCAGCGCGAACGGCAGGTCGATGACGGCGTCGACCAGGCGCTTGCCCGGAAAGTCGTCACGGGTCAGCACCCACGCGACGATCAGTCCGAAAATCCCGTTGACCACCGTGACCCCGACCGAGATCGTCAGCGTCACCCGGAAGGAGTCCAGCGCCGAGTTGGAGGTGACCGCCAGCCAGAACGCCCTCCAGCCACCGGTCGCCGACTGCCACAGGATCGCCGCCAGCGGCAGCAACACGATGATCGACAACCACAGCGTCGCGGCGCCGACCCGCAGGGACGTGCTGCCGTACCTGCGGGGCAGCACACGGGGCCGCGCCGGCTCGACGGCCTCGACGGTCGAGGTCATCCAGTCGCCTGCTTGTAGATCTTGGTGATCGAGCCGTTGTCCTTGTCGAACAGGTCCGGGTCGACCGCGGACCAGCCGCCGAGATCAGCGATCGTCCAGAGCTTCTGCGGCGCCGGGAAGTCGGCGGCGAAGTCCTTGGCCACCGCGGGATCGACGGGCCGGAACCCGGCCTCGGCCCACAGCTTCTGCCCCTCGGGGGTGTAGAGGAAGTTCTTCAACGCGTTGGCCTGCTGCTGGTGGGTACTGGTCGTCACGACCGCCACCGGGTTCTCGATCTTGAACGTCTGCGGCGGGTTGATGTGCTCGACGGGCTTGCCCTGGCGTTCGACGTTGATGGCCTCGTTCTCGTAGGAGATCAGCACGTCGCCGGTGCCCTGCAGGAAAACGTCGGTGGCCTCCCGGCCCGACCCCGGACGCGTCTTGACGTGCTCGGTGACCAGCTTGTCGACGAAGTCCAGACCGGCCTGGGGGTTCTTGCCGCCGTCACTCTTGGCAGCGTACGGCGCGAGCAGGTTCCACTTCGCCGAACCGGAACTCAGCGGGCTGGGAGTGACCACCTCGACGCCGGGCTGCAGCAGGTCGTCCCAGTCCTTGATGCCCTTCGGGTTGCCCTTGCGGACCATCAGCGACACGACGGAACCGAACGGGATGCCCTTGGTGGCGTCGGCGTTCCACTCCTTGGCGACCTTGTTGGCCTTGACCAGCCGGGTGATGTCCGGCTCGACGGAGAAGTTCACCAGGTCGGCGGGCTTGCCGTCGACGACCGCACGGGATTGATCGCCCGAGGCGCCGTAGGACGCCCTCACCGCCGCGCCCTTACCCTCCGGCGTCGCGGCGAAAGCCGGGATGATCTTGCTCCAGCCCGGTTCGGGAACCGCATAGGCCACCAGCGTCAGCGTCGTCTCGGCACCCCCGCCGCCGTCACCCCCGGCGACGTCGCTGGATCCGCCACCGCAGGCGGCGACCATCGACGCCGTCAGGGCAAGAGCGGCGGCAGCGCGCCGGCGTGCGGTGAGTTTCATCGGACGACCTTTCCATGGCGGGTACGAACTCGGGGGGAGCCCGCCTGCACGGAAGGTTATGGCACGGTGCCGTGGGTTATGCGCATCAGCGACTGCTGTTGCGTACACCTCCGCCAGACGGGTGGGGAGTCAGCAGCAACAACAGACATCAGCAACGGCGGAAAGACCGACGGCAATGAGCGCCACGATGTGGCCGCCCTTCTTGCCGCTTGCCGAATGCATGGCGCGAAGAATAACAGAGTCGCCGCTGTTGTCCTGTCCGGCGAATTCGGCCGGTCAGCGGGTGAGCAGCCAGGTGACGATGACGAGGACGATCAGCGCGACGAGCACCAGCGTGACGCGCGAACGCGGCATTCCGCTCATGTGTCGCCGCCCCGTTCGTCGGGCGTGCTGTGGCCGGTTCCGCGGCGCAGGCGCTGGCTCAGCCGGATCCCGTTGCCGAGCAGCACGTCGAACAGCACGGCGACGCCGAAGGCCAGCGCCAGCACGACCGGCATGACCACGGCGGTCTGCGCGACGAACGGCAGTCCGGACAGCCACAACTCCACGCTGTCCCACCAATTCAGGAAGCCGGTCATCAAGCCAGCCTATGCTCCGGACGAAACACCACGACATAGGGTGTTTCGGCTAGACGCCGGGCTCGGTCGCAGTCGATGATGACCTGCATGGCCCTGCAGCGCACCCACACCTCCGACGCGGCGGCATCCAACGGGGAGGCCTCCGCGTTCGCTCTGGCCTCCCCCGCGCCGTACTACAGTCCCGGTCCGCTGCGGAACCCTTTCCCTCCGATCGCCGACTACGCGTTCCTGTCCGACTGCGAGAACACGTGCCTGATCTCGTCGGCGGGCTCGGTGGAGTGGTTGTGTGTGCCGCGGCCGGACTCGCCCAGTGTGTTCGGCGCGGTGCTGGACCGGGGTGCGGGCCACTTCCGGCTGGGCCCCTACGGGGTGTCGGTGCCGGCGGCGCGTCGCTACCTGCCCGGCAGCCTGATCTTGGAGACCACCTGGCAGACCCACACCGGATGGCTGATCGTGCGCGACGCGCTGGTGATGGGGCCGTGGCACGACCTCGAGACCCGTTCGCGCACCCACCGCCGCACCCCGATGGACTGGGACGCCGAGCACATCCTGCTGCGCACCGTGCGCTGCGTGAGCGGCACCGTCGAACTCGTGATGAACTGCGAGCCGTCGTTCGACTACCACCGCACCAGCGCCAGTTGGGAGTACTCCGCCCAGGCCTACGGCGAGGCGATCGCGCGTGCGACCAAGAACCCGGACTCGCACCCGACGTTGCGGCTGACCACCAACCTGCGCATCGGCCTGGAGGGTCGGGAGGCCCGCGCCCGCACCAGGCTCAAGGAAGGCGACAACGTCTTCGTCGCGCTGAGCTGGTCGCGGCATCCGTCGCCGCAGAACTTCGACGAGGCCGCCGACAAGATGTGGAAGACCAGTGAGTGCTGGCGTCAGTGGATCAACGTCGGCGACTTCCCGGACCATCCGTGGCGGGCCTACCTGCAGCGCAGTGCGCTGACCCTCAAGGGCCTGACGTACTCCCCCACCGGCGCACTGCTCGCCGCTCCGACCACGTCGCTGCCGGAAACGCCTCAGGGCGAACGCAATTGGGACTACCGATACGCCTGGGTGCGCGACTCCACGTTCGCGCTGTGGGGGCTGTACACGTTGGGGCTCGATCGCGAGGCCGACGACTTCTTCGCGTTCATCGCCGACGTCTCCGGCGCCAACAACGGTGAGCGCCACCCGTTGCAGGTGATGTACGGCATCGGCGGGGAGCGCAGCCTGGTCGAGGAGGAACTCAACCACCTGTCGGGATACGACAACGCCCGGCCGGTGCGCATCGGCAACGGCGCCTACAACCAGATGCAGCACGACATCTGGGGCACGATGCTCGACTCGGTGTATCTGCACACGAAGTCGCGCGAGCAGATCCCCGAGACGCTGTGGCCGGTGCTCAAGGAGCAGGTCGAGGAGGCCATCAAGCACTGGAAGGAACCCGACCGCGGCATCTGGGAGGTACGCGGCGAGCCGCAGCACTTCACCTCGAGCAAGATCATGTGCTGGGTGGCCCTGGACCGCGGGGCCAAACTCGCCGACCTCGAAGGCGAGAAGTCCTACGCACAGCAGTGGCGCACGATCGCCGAGGAGATCAAGGCCGACATCCTCGAGCGCGGGGTCGACTCGCGCGGTGTGCTCACCCAGCGCTACGGAGACGACGCGCTGGACGCGTCGCTGTTGCTGGCCGTGCTGACCCGGTTCCTGCCGCCCGACGATCCGCGGATCCGCGCGACCGTGATAGCGATCGCCGACGAGCTCACCGAAGAGGGGCTGGTGCTGCGGTACCGGGTCGAGGAGACCGACGACGGGCTGGCCGGCGAGGAGGGCACCTTCACGATCTGCTCCTTCTGGTTGGTGTCGGCTCTGGTGGAGATCGGCGAGATCCGCCGCGCGAAGCATCTGTGCGAGCGGCTGCTCTCGTTCGCCAGTCCGCTGCATCTCTACGCCGAGGAGATCGAGCCGCGGACCGGTCGCCACATGGGCAACTTCCCGCAGGCGTTCACCCACCTGGCGCTGATCAACGCGGTGGTGCACGTGATCCGCGCGGAGGAGGAAGCCGACAGCTCCGGAAATTTCCAGCCGGCGAACGCGCCCGTGTAACGGGTTCGTCGCGGTTTCGCCTCTGCCCGCGCAGAAGACTCCCGCCGTTCACCTCGGGGGTGGACCATGACCGCATGAGTTTCTCCGGGACAGACACCACGTCTCGTCAGGTCATCGACAACGCCGTGGGCATTCTCATCGCACTGCGCGGCTGCACGCGCCGCGAGGCCTTCGACGAGTTGGTCCAGGTGGTGAATCAGACCGGCGTCGGAATCGGCAGTCTGGCAACGGGTTTGGTGGCAGTCGCGGGCGGTTCCGCGTCACCGCAGCACGCCGAGGCCTTCACCGTCTGGGGTGAGCTGATCCGGCGGGCGCGGCCGATGGCCACCGCGTCCTGACCCGGATCACTTCCCACCGGCGTTCTTGATCATCGCGTCGGCGATCTGCACGGCCTCGTCGGTGACGCTGTACCCACAGGACCACGCCTCGACGGTCACGTTGGACACCAGCGACAGCGCGTGCTGGCACGCCCAGCCGCCCGAATCGTTCTGCGACGTCGTCTGAGTGAGCATCGCGTCGCCCGCCTCGGCGTCGCCGAGCTGCCACGTGTACTCGCCGTCACCGACGTCCACCGAGCGGTTCGCGCATTTCTGCCATGTGTCCGACGAGTGCCCGAAGAAGTCCTGCGCGTTCTGTGCCGCCGGGTAGAGCACGGCGGTCTGCTCGACCCAGTGATCGTTGTCGTCGGTGGGTTCACGGGCCACCCGGTCGCGCACGGCGGTCCACCCGGTGCCCGCGTACACCGGTTCCTCGGCACCGTAGATCGCGCCCAGGCAGGCCGGATCGGACACTCCGGCGGAATGGTCGGTCATCTCCTCGAGCGAGCTCGTGACCGTCATCTGAGTGGACCCGACGATGCCGTTGAGTTCGCCGATGCCGAGCAGGATGCGGTCCAACGAGGCCTCGTCCAGCGGTGCGATGTCACGCTGCCCCGGGCCACCGGCGCCGCGCACGGCCGTGCCGCCCACCGTGTTCGCACAGCCGGCGAGCAGCAGCGACGCCACGGTCAGCACGCCGACGGCGCCGACGTGACGGGTCGCGGCTGCGCGGGTCACCGGGTCATTGTGGCGCACCGGCGGCCCGCGAACCCGCCGATCGGAACAAGATCAACGCCGGGTGGTGATCTTGTCCAGGATCAGGTTCGCGACGCCCGCGGCGCCGTGTGTGTCGGCCGAGGGCCGGGGGTCGGTGAGCTCGACCTCGACGATGCAGTCGCCTGCCACGCCCAGGGCGCGCATCCCCGTCGGCGACCCGGTGCCGTCCGAGGCGTGCAGCACGCTCGCCGAGACCACCCGCCGGTCGAAGACGACGTCGGTGATCCTGCTGAGCTCGTCGACGACCTGCCCTGAACCGTGCCGCGCCAGCGTCTCACCGTCGCAGCGCCGCCACCGATCGGTCGCCGCGGCGAAGAATTGTTGCGCCGCAACCGCACTCGTCATCTGAACGACTCCGAAGAAGCCCGACACCGGCGGCCCGTCGAACCCGCCTCCCGCCCACGAGTTCGTGGCGACCGACTGCACCGGGCTGCCGTTGTAGACGCTTCGCTGGAGCCGGTACGCCGCACCGACGCACTCGGCAGGCGTCGCGTCGGTTTCGGCGACGCCGTCGAGCAGCATGTGGCCGTCACCCTGGACGAGCTGACCCGTGAACCCGGCCGGCCCGGTGCCCAGAGCCGCGGAGAGTTCGAGTGCGTCGGGCAGGAACCGGCCGAGCGGGACGGCCGGTGAGGGCTTGGCGGCCTCAGCGATGTGCAGGACCGGCCGCTGATCGACCGGAGCGGCCGAGCATCCGGCCAGCAGCACGCACGCCCCGGCACCGGCGACCAGCGCCGCGAGCTTCCCCGACATACCCCCTTCGATAGCACGCCGCCGGCCGGCGCGCGACCGCTTCGGCGCAATACCGCGCGCCTCTGCACAGACACGCGCGCTCGCCGGAAGCTACTTCTTGCCTGCCTTGTCGGAGCCCGACTCGGTCGACAACGCCGCGACGAAGGCCTCCTGCGGCACGTCGACACGGCCGATCGTCTTCATCCGCTTCTTGCCTTCCTTCTGCTTCTCGAGCAGCTTGCGCTTACGGGTGATGTCACCGCCGTAGCACTTGGAGAGCACGTCCTTGCGGATAGCCCGAATATTCTCGCGCGCAATGATTTTCGACCCGATCGCGGCCTGCACCGGTACTTCGAACTGCTGACGCGGGATGAGCTCTTTGAGCTTGGTGGTCATCTTGTTGCCATACGCCGCAGCCGCGTCCTTGTGCACGATCGCGGAGAACGCGTCGACGGCCTCGCCCTGCAGCAGGATGTCGACCTTGACCAGTTGCGCCTCCTGCTCGCCGGCCTCCTCGTAGTCCAAGCTGGCGTAGCCGCGGGTGCGCGACTTCAGCGAGTCGAAGAAGTCGAAGATGATCTCGCCCAGCGGCATCGTGTACCGCAGTTCGACGCGTTCGGGCGAGAGGTAGTCCATGCCGCCGAGCTCACCGCGACGGGATTGGCACAGCTCCATGATCGTGCCGATGAACTCACTCGGTGCGATGATCGTGGTCTTGACGATCGGCTCGTACACCTCGCGGACCTTGCCTTCCGGCCAGTCCGACGGGTTGGTCACGGTGAGCTCGGTTCCATCGTCCTTGATGACCCGGTAGACGACGTTCGGCGAGGTCGAGATCAGGTCGAGGTCGAATTCGCGCTCGAGGCGTTCGCGCGTGATCTCCATGTGCAACAGGCCGAGGAACCCGCAGCGGAAGCCGAAGCCCAGCGCCACCGACGTCTCGGGCTCATACGTCAGCGCCGCGTCGTTGAGCTGCAGCTTGTCCAGTGCGTCGCGCAGGTCGGGATAGTCCGACCCGTCGACGGGATAGAGGCCCGAATAGACCATCGGCTTGGGTTCGCGGTATCCGGTCAGCGGTTCGGCGGCCCCGCCCCGGGCGGTGGTCACGGTGTCGCCGACCTTGGACTGGCGCACGTCCTTCACGCCGGTGATCAGATAGCCGACCTCGCCGACACCCAGGCCGTCCGCGGCCTTCGGTTCCGGGGAGACGATGCCCACCTCGAGGAGTTCGTGGGTGGCGCCGGTGGACATCATCTTGATCCGTTCGCGCGGGACGATCCTGCCGTCCACCACGCGGACGTAGGTCACCACACCGCGGTAGGTGTCGTAGACGGAGTCGAAGATCATGGCCCGGGTCGGGGCGTCGGCGTCACCGACCGGGGCGGGCACCTGGCGGACCACCTCGTCGAGCAGCTCGGCCACCCCTTCGCCGGTCTTGCCGGACACCCGCAGCACATCCGAGGGCTCGCATCCGATGATGTGCGCGAGCTCGCCGGCGTAGCGGTCCGGGTCGGCCGCGGGCAGGTCGATCTTGTTGAGCACCGGGATGATGGCCAGGTCGCGGTCCAGCGCCAGGTAGAGGTTGGCCAGCGTCTGGGCTTCGATGCCCTGCGCGGCGTCGACCAGCAGAACCGCGCCCTCGCACGCCTCCAGGGCGCGGGACACCTCGTAGGTGAAGTCGACGTGGCCGGGTGTGTCGATCAGGTGCAGAACGTGCTCTTCGTCACCAACTTTCCAAGGCAGCCGGACGTTCTGCGCCTTGATGGTGATGCCGCGTTCGCGCTCGATGTCCATCCGGTCCAGGTACTGGGCGCGCATCGACCGCTCGTCGACCACGCCGGTCAACTGCAGCATCCGGTCGGCCAGCGTGGACTTGCCGTGGTCGATGTGGGCGATGATGCAGAAATTGCGTATCTGCGCCGGCGCGGTGAAGGTCTTGTCGGCGAAACTGCTAATTGGGTTTCTCCTGGTGAGCGCTGCCTGGGTGCCGGAAACGGCCAGTCCAGAGTAACGAGCCGACGCCGTCACGACACAATCGAGCACTGCGGCGAGCGCCTAGACTTGGCCGTTATGGCGTCATCGTCATCTCCATTGCGGACGTTTCAACGGCTGGTGTTCTCCGAAGCCCCCCGATTCGTGCGCCAGTTGCAGCGCTCGGAAACCCTCCAGCGCGGCCTCGCGCAGGGCATTCGGTTCGGTCTCGACGTCATCGCCGGCTCGCAGGAGGCGCCGGCGCGGGCGCTGCCGCCCGGTCGTCCCATCTCCAGCAACTTCGTGCCGACGGCCCATCGGGCACGCAGGGTGTCGTATTCC is a window of Mycolicibacterium chubuense NBB4 DNA encoding:
- a CDS encoding sulfate/molybdate ABC transporter ATP-binding protein — its product is MNHAITVQGANKRYGDFAALDDVDFVVPAGSLTALLGPSGSGKSTLLRAIAGLDRPDTGTITIHGNDVTDVPPQKRGIGFVFQHYAAFKHLTVRENVAFGLKIRKKSKAEIKAKVDNLLEVVGLAGFQTRYPNQLSGGQRQRMALARALAVDPQVLLLDEPFGALDAKVREDLRAWLRRLHNEVHVTTVLVTHDQQEALDVADRIAVLNKGRIEQVGSPTDVYDTPANAFVMSFLGAVSSLNGALVRPHDIRVGRNPEMAIVNSDDTVAATGVTKATIDRIVFLGFEVRLELTNAATQAPFTAQITRGDAEALGLREGDTVYVRATRVPSLPGHVSVTVP
- a CDS encoding glycoside hydrolase family 15 protein, which translates into the protein MALQRTHTSDAAASNGEASAFALASPAPYYSPGPLRNPFPPIADYAFLSDCENTCLISSAGSVEWLCVPRPDSPSVFGAVLDRGAGHFRLGPYGVSVPAARRYLPGSLILETTWQTHTGWLIVRDALVMGPWHDLETRSRTHRRTPMDWDAEHILLRTVRCVSGTVELVMNCEPSFDYHRTSASWEYSAQAYGEAIARATKNPDSHPTLRLTTNLRIGLEGREARARTRLKEGDNVFVALSWSRHPSPQNFDEAADKMWKTSECWRQWINVGDFPDHPWRAYLQRSALTLKGLTYSPTGALLAAPTTSLPETPQGERNWDYRYAWVRDSTFALWGLYTLGLDREADDFFAFIADVSGANNGERHPLQVMYGIGGERSLVEEELNHLSGYDNARPVRIGNGAYNQMQHDIWGTMLDSVYLHTKSREQIPETLWPVLKEQVEEAIKHWKEPDRGIWEVRGEPQHFTSSKIMCWVALDRGAKLADLEGEKSYAQQWRTIAEEIKADILERGVDSRGVLTQRYGDDALDASLLLAVLTRFLPPDDPRIRATVIAIADELTEEGLVLRYRVEETDDGLAGEEGTFTICSFWLVSALVEIGEIRRAKHLCERLLSFASPLHLYAEEIEPRTGRHMGNFPQAFTHLALINAVVHVIRAEEEADSSGNFQPANAPV
- a CDS encoding sulfate ABC transporter substrate-binding protein; the encoded protein is MKLTARRRAAAALALTASMVAACGGGSSDVAGGDGGGGAETTLTLVAYAVPEPGWSKIIPAFAATPEGKGAAVRASYGASGDQSRAVVDGKPADLVNFSVEPDITRLVKANKVAKEWNADATKGIPFGSVVSLMVRKGNPKGIKDWDDLLQPGVEVVTPSPLSSGSAKWNLLAPYAAKSDGGKNPQAGLDFVDKLVTEHVKTRPGSGREATDVFLQGTGDVLISYENEAINVERQGKPVEHINPPQTFKIENPVAVVTTSTHQQQANALKNFLYTPEGQKLWAEAGFRPVDPAVAKDFAADFPAPQKLWTIADLGGWSAVDPDLFDKDNGSITKIYKQATG
- the cysW gene encoding sulfate ABC transporter permease subunit CysW — its product is MILSPAVRHLLRWVALGYVAILVIVPVGVILWRTFSPGVGAFVASVGTPAAISALQLSLLIVAIVVPLNVLFGVPTALVLARNRFRGKSILQAVIDLPFAVSPVVVGVALILLWGSAGLFGFVQNDLGLRIIFGFPGIVLASVFVTVPFVIREVEPVLHELGTDQEEASATLGATWWQTFWRITLPSIRWGLTYGIVLTVARTLGEFGAVIMVSANLPGQSQTLTLLVADRYNRGAEYGAYAISTLLMTVAVLVLIAQVILDARRKRAAR
- the cysT gene encoding sulfate ABC transporter permease subunit CysT; the protein is MTSTVEAVEPARPRVLPRRYGSTSLRVGAATLWLSIIVLLPLAAILWQSATGGWRAFWLAVTSNSALDSFRVTLTISVGVTVVNGIFGLIVAWVLTRDDFPGKRLVDAVIDLPFALPTIVASLVMLALYGPASPVGLHLQHTQWGVGIALLFVTLPFVVRSVQPVLLELDREVEEAAASLGADNRLIFTRVVLPALLPSLLSGAGLAFSRAIGEFGSVVLIGGAVPGETEVSSQWIRTLIENDDKVGAAAISIVLLLISFVVLFILRAVGARAAKREELAE
- a CDS encoding Ms4533A family Cys-rich leader peptide, whose translation is MHSASGKKGGHIVALIAVGLSAVADVCCCC
- a CDS encoding ANTAR domain-containing protein; the protein is MSFSGTDTTSRQVIDNAVGILIALRGCTRREAFDELVQVVNQTGVGIGSLATGLVAVAGGSASPQHAEAFTVWGELIRRARPMATAS
- a CDS encoding sensor domain-containing protein, which encodes MTRAAATRHVGAVGVLTVASLLLAGCANTVGGTAVRGAGGPGQRDIAPLDEASLDRILLGIGELNGIVGSTQMTVTSSLEEMTDHSAGVSDPACLGAIYGAEEPVYAGTGWTAVRDRVAREPTDDNDHWVEQTAVLYPAAQNAQDFFGHSSDTWQKCANRSVDVGDGEYTWQLGDAEAGDAMLTQTTSQNDSGGWACQHALSLVSNVTVEAWSCGYSVTDEAVQIADAMIKNAGGK
- a CDS encoding NAD(P)/FAD-dependent oxidoreductase, yielding MNNHHRILIIGGGTAGITVAARMLREGHRDVAVIEPSDTHYYQPLWTLVGGGQAEMRSSERPEAAVMPRGATWIRNAAASVDPDTNTVTCADGTRYSYDVLVVCPGIQLDWDRIPGVTDTLGRDGVSSNYRVDLAPRTWDFVKDLRSGTAVFTMPSGPIKCAGAPQKIAYLACDHWRREGVLDDIDVHLVVPTPRIFGIPAIAENLEKVIADYGIQLHTSTEVASVDPAGKKVALRSVGDGGDDGHLPYDMLHVVPHQSAPDWVKASPLSTGDANGYVEIDKYTLQHTRYPNVFALGDAGSSPNSKTGAAVRKQAPVVVDNVTAYLAGRPLTATYDGYASCPIVTSSHSMLMAEFDYNLEMKPSVPLLDPTKPHHSYWYLKKYGLPAMYWHLMLKGLA
- a CDS encoding sensor domain-containing protein, translated to MSGKLAALVAGAGACVLLAGCSAAPVDQRPVLHIAEAAKPSPAVPLGRFLPDALELSAALGTGPAGFTGQLVQGDGHMLLDGVAETDATPAECVGAAYRLQRSVYNGSPVQSVATNSWAGGGFDGPPVSGFFGVVQMTSAVAAQQFFAAATDRWRRCDGETLARHGSGQVVDELSRITDVVFDRRVVSASVLHASDGTGSPTGMRALGVAGDCIVEVELTDPRPSADTHGAAGVANLILDKITTRR